One Rissa tridactyla isolate bRisTri1 chromosome 1, bRisTri1.patW.cur.20221130, whole genome shotgun sequence DNA segment encodes these proteins:
- the STMP1 gene encoding short transmembrane mitochondrial protein 1, whose protein sequence is MLQFLLGFTLGNVVGMYLAQNYDIPNIAKKLEDFKKDVEAKKKPPSDKS, encoded by the exons ATGCTGCAGTTCTTG cTTGGTTTTACTCTTGGCAATGTGGTTGGGATGTATCTGGCTCAGAACTATGAT ATTCCTAACATTGCAAAGAAGCTCGAAGATTTTAAGAAGGATGTGGAAGCTAAGAAGAAACCTCCCAGCGACAAGTCCTAA